A stretch of Vigna angularis cultivar LongXiaoDou No.4 chromosome 4, ASM1680809v1, whole genome shotgun sequence DNA encodes these proteins:
- the LOC108322305 gene encoding chlorophyll a-b binding protein 7, chloroplastic, with product MASACASSAIAAVSISTPSSQKNGSVLGTPKASFLGGRKLRVNKYTAAVGVRSTTTVCAVADPDRPLWFPGSTPPPWLDGSLPGDFGFDPLGLGSDPESLRWNVQAELVHCRWAMLGAAGIFIPEFLTKIGVLNTPSWYTAGELEYFTDTTTLFIVELFFIGWAEGRRWADIIKPGCVNTDPIFPNNKLTGTDVGYPGGLWFDPLGWGSGSPEKIKELRTKEIKNGRLAMLAVMGAWFQHIYTGTGPIDNLFAHLADPGHATIFAAFTPK from the exons ATGGCTTCTGCTTGTGCCTCCTCTGCCATTGCTGCTGTTTCCATCTCCACGCCAAG TTCCCAGAAGAATGGATCAGTGTTGGGAACCCCCAAAGCTTCTTTTCTTGGTGGAAGGAAATTGAGGGTGAACAAATACACAGCAGCAGTTGGAGTACGATCCACCACTACAGTGTGTGCTGTAGCAGACCCTGACAGGCCCCTATGGTTTCCCGGCAGCACCCCTCCTCCATGGCTTGACGGCAGTCTCCCTGGAGACTTTGGCTTTGACCCTCTTGGTCTTG GATCTGATCCGGAGAGTCTGAGATGGAATGTTCAGGCAGAGCTAGTGCACTGCAGATGGGCAATGTTGGGTGCTGCTGGGATTTTCATTCCAGAATTCCTGACAAAGATTGGTGTTTTAAACACACCCTCATGGTACACAGCTGGAGAACTTGAATACTTCACAGACACCACTACCCTCTTCATTGTTGAGCTCTTTTTCATTGGGTGGGCTGAGGGTAGAAGGTGGGCTGACATAATCAAGCCAGGGTGTGTGAACACTGACcccatctttcccaacaacaagcTCACAGGAACTGATGTTGGTTACCCAGGTGGGCTTTGGTTTGACCCTCTTGGATGGGGAAGTGGTTCTCCCGAGAAGATCAAGGAGTTGAGAACTAAGGAGATCAAGAATGGGAGATTGGCCATGTTGGCTGTGATGGGTGCATGGTTCCAGCACATATACACTGGCACTGGTCCTATTGACAACCTCTTTGCCCACCTTGCAGATCCTGGCCATGCTACCATTTTTGCT GCTTTCACCCCTAAGTGA